From the genome of Poecilia reticulata strain Guanapo linkage group LG22, Guppy_female_1.0+MT, whole genome shotgun sequence:
ATGTGACTGGAATACGCCCCGCAGGGTTCCTGCCATCACTCCAGGGGGTAGCATGACCTCAGGTGACCCCACATGAACATCCCAAATGAAGATTATCAGGAATAGTTAGACAGATTTAAATAGCTTTAAAACTATTAAAGTTACTGTTCGTTCTGTTTAAAGCTGATTTATTGCAAGGGTGACCAGAGTAACACATCTCTCCTCCAACTGGCTGCTTCCTGAATCTGGGCTTCATGGAGCACTGCTGCCTTTCGCTAGCATGTCAACTAACATTTACTCACTCCATTCACTGTGTTaggtttagcttttatttttattaaaattaactaatatgctaatgtttcctaaaaatgctaatattagcatAAAGGATAGCATGTTGACATACAGCCCAAAGCCTGTACTatactccattcagtatgcaaaaacaaacacaaacaattatTAAGTAATAAGCCaatgttagctaaaatgctCTTAATTGCATATGGGttatcactagcatgttgacaaacatttctcatttattattttagctaaTTATAGCAATGTTAACCAACACTGATGTagattttagctaattttataTGAAACATGCCGTTTcttaaatatgctaatgttagcataaaGCATATCATGTTGACATGTATGAACACTGCTGTTGTGTTCATAGTGGGCAGATTCAGCACATGCAGTGATGTGTAATGGTTAATATAAAAATCCTGTTTAAAAGGTGACATTTGTTGGCAGTTATATTCCAAGTGATGCTCTGTATGCTAACAGCAAAGCCTGTTGGATGGAGTAGATACTCTGCACAGATGTGAGAGCCAACGCCGATAAAGGTCGCAGATGGTTTTGGAAGCATtgcaatgaaaaagaaaaatggcggTGAGGAAAATGTGACCAACAGCAACTGATTTTGCTGCATATTAATTTGCTGATGTTGTCATCACAGTGTTTGATGATGATACTGGCATAATTTCCATAATCATGTAAAAACGTTGCGTTCTTATTATGGCCGGGGCTTATAacgtctttttaaaatgactttatacCATAACGACAatgtaaatgtttgacattttttctgtgGATCGAGACTCCAAATtattaattttgattttcatcAATGTTATTGATTCTCCTATCTTGCCAAAACGTTTTGTGCAagtcagtacacttgaaataaaactatgaTACTTGaactagaaattagacaaaagtagactttgtgcttttgcagtgagGGAAGATATTTCAGGACCAGCCACTGAACCCAAATAAGAACAATAAGGAAGTGAAAACTCTTTATGGTGGCTTATAAACGCTGATAGTGGAACAAATAAGAAAAGACAGGAAGCCAGCCATAAAAACAGTaagaaataaaacccaaatCAGAAACCAACGTTGACAAAAAACCACACGGacctctaattttttttatatatataaataattagaACCGAATGTTTAAAGCAGTTAAATTGAAAACCACAGCCGAGTGGTTTATCCTCGCAGTCGTTCATCATCAGCCTTGAAGTGGCAGATCAAGGCTGTGAGGGGGAAGAGGAATGGAGTCACTGTTTTTGTTAGATGGATGATAACGACAGAATTATGCTAAAGTTCATAACCTTGATCTGAGTTTCTTTACGGTCAGGGCCGGCCCAAGACTTTTCAGGGCCCTGAGCAGATTTACATGGGGGGGCCCCTCAACCAACAACTCAACTAGGGTGCTTTATCATCCCTAAGCTACTTTATGTAACACACCTGCTACCATTAGCATAATTTGTAATTATCTTACATCATTCCAATGTTATCATGGCTGTTAACCTTACAGTAGGagcaaactaaaagaaaaaatggattttgaaatgcagattGGTATTTAAgtatgccattttattttaactatttgaatGTAAAATCAGCTGAATGTTGGGAAGAGATTAACCTATTATTTATGTAACAACTATAAAAAATGAtatagaacttttttttttatgtgaaatagcTTTAATTTGTATATAGTTAGAGAGCCATGACTCTGGCTTGGTGCTCTGGGGGtccccctggtggtgtggaggCCCTAAGCAGCCTCCCATCATATGCCTTGAGTTAATTTCCTTAGGACATAAACTGTCTGACTCCCAGTTTACGACAACAGCTTTTCAATGTTACTTTAACTCAAACTCTGGAGAATACATCCCAACTCCTCATCAAACCACGATCAGTTCATCACCCAGAAAAACTTTGACTCTGCAGCCTGAAATCCTCTTAGTATTTGACCCTAATCCAAACAGAGAGGTGATAGGCTTCAAGTTGGACCAAAGTCAGCCAGCCATCAGCGTAAGGAGCATGCAAATCAGAAGACAGCAAGTATGTAAGAGTCCACGGACACTAGCTCAGAGTTTGAAGCAGGACACGCTAAACACGCCTCTTGTTTCCTGCCACTTGTTTCCTGACTACAGCAGGCCAAAGGGAGAATGGAAAACTGGACAGCAGTGAATACTGGGAAAAAGCAAGGTTGCACTTTTTAAGTAGGTATAAAACACTGGGTTGAGATAAAGATTTGTATTATTGGAGAagatttaaaagcacatttcaaaAACTGGAAAGTTAAGCATACACACAAGAGACTCAACATTGAATGAAAGGATCTTGCTGCGTTGTTCTATCATGGAAGTAAGAACgcaaatttacttttaagaCACAGTGAAACAGCTAAAGTCCGAGGAAATCATAATAAACAAACACTACgaatagaaattaaaatttacatgacaaatcatttaattaaagaaacCTGGGggagtttctgttaaagttggGTAAAATCCCGCGCGCTTACCGTTAAGTCTCGTTCAGATGGAGCCGTTTCGGTGCAGAGGGACCGGGACAACTTTCACGTCCCTCATACGGATCTGAAGTGCGGCGCAGGTCCAGGAGCCTCCGCGTTTCCTCGCGCTGCTGCGGCACAGGACGCACAGATGAAAGGCTGCGACAGAACGCTGTGCTCGCGCCCCCGGTGAGCGCACGTGACGTCATCCTGGAGGTGCGTTAAAGTGCTGCTCGTAAGATCCCATGTCAGGTAGATGTACTGACGCTTGAAAGGCGTGGAAAACGTGCgttaaagacaataaaagacTAACAAACTTTTGAATATTTCTCGTGGGAATATTGTGAATGTGTCTTATCTACGAAGCTTTTCTAATCGTTTCGTGTTTGTGGATTTAAAGTCTGCACAAAGTTTTCAAAGGGGCTGGAAATGTTTCTAACTGTAAATAAACAGCTTTGCTCCTGTGTAAATTCATATTCaaaaagtttgaataatttatttcagttcacaTGAGATAGAAGATGGATGTATTCAAGTTACTGTTAATTATGTCAAATTTCTGCTTACAGcgaatgaaaacatgacatttaagatcaaaatattaatatctatctatctatctatctatctatctatctatctatctatctatctatctatctatctatctatctatctatctatctatctatctatctatNtatctatctatctatctatctatctatctatctatctatctatctatctatctatctatctatctatctatctatctatctatctatctatctatgctTATACattctcatttttcatttcctatttatattttgtagctgtgtgtatatgtgtttattttttgttgtgtcattttcaaaaaccatcaaaacagatttaatttaaatcactttagtttttctgaaaaacgTTGCCTgcttcattctttaaaaaaatgatcatgACCCCATGAAACTataataatcaattatttatttgagtCGCACCAAAATataccataaataaataaacattaaaattcagcTTGATTAAATTTCTTCCGTGTTGTGTTATTGATAAGAGACTTTAAAAATATGGCAGGAAAGTGGAGAGGCCTGGCTGCATAAATACTGGGCTGGACTTCACTGCAGCAAATAGCAGAGAGAGCCGATGACCACCGCAACTGCTGCCTTGAGAGTCATGAATATTTGAGAAGCAGGTAATGTAAAACTTTTGGGGGGAATTTTGAAGGAGACACTCAATCCTCATCTGAAACAGTGGCTGCCACGGGGTTTGTAAATCTAATTAGGACATCGGATACTCCCGCTCTGGACCGTATCTGATTACAGCATGTTCAGCAGTGGCTGGACTGTTTTTGATGCCGTTTTAATACCAGGTTGGTGACGTTAAGACGTCCTGGAcgcagcagaaaaaacaaaaaacaccacaaagagATATGCAACGAAACGGTTCAAATACCACAACGTGCCAACACGTTGGATTGAGTTACTTCATGGACGCTGGCGCCCTCAAGTGGTCAAAGAGGtgaaaaagctggaaaaaggaaaatacaggAGCAGGAAATTTAGGTtctaccatccatccatttttttggcacccttgtccctcggttGGGTcgggggttgctggtgcctctccagctggcgccCCGACCGGGGggcagggtcacctggacaggttgccggtctgtcacagggcaacccAGAgacacaaccacgcacacacacacacactcaccctcacacctagggacaatttggagaggccaattaacctgacagtcatgtttttggactgtgggaggaaaccagagtacctggagaaaacccaccatgcacagggagaacatggagactccatgcagaaagaccgggaatcgaacccagaaccttcttgctgcaaggcaacagttctacacactgtgccactgtgcagccccatttaGGTTCTacaaataagttaaataatgataaaacataaaatcagtgaattggaaaatcaacaaattatttcaaatgagTTTATCTTTATGAACTGAATAACTAAAATTAGtcatttattcagttattttctaatttatggAGCTTTAACTTCATTTCGGTTTTGTTTCAGCAGAAAATTACAACGGCAAGTTAGGGCCATTGCTGACAGAAATAGGAGGATGAACACATTTCCACCAGAAAACCTGCAAATGtatgagttttaaaagttgaacaGATTAATGATTAATGtcaaagtttctgagtttttggcAGCAATTGAATCTTCCTCTTGTTTTCTGTCTAGAATATCCCTCATATACCACCTCAGTAAAAAGATGAACaagattttaatgtttctttctgGAGAATGTATAACCGGTTTATTAAAGATAGCAGCTTTATCACCAGATGTTTAGCTAAAATACAATGATGCACCATTTTCTTGAAATAGGCGCTAAATGAGCacagaaaactataaaaatatcttaatttcTTAACAGAACTTAAGCCTCTAAACAAAGCCATGcttaaaatattatgaattaTACACATTATAACTGCAAAGatctaaatgaataattaaaaagcGTAGAATGAGTGATCCAGCTGAGTGTGTGTATTTAAACTCACATCCATCACTGGCTGCTTTCTCAGCCAATTATCTGCAGGGGCCCCAACTGCTTCAGGACGTTATCTCTGAACTGTTTATAAATGTgctatcacacacacacactctctctctcacacacttactttcacacacacacacacacacacatccgaGGAGGAACATgaaaacttttcagcaggacGCCCAGAAATCAAAGCTCCTGCAGATCTCTGGACGCTGGAATCGCCGGTCTGGTCTGGAAAACACTCGTCAAGGTGAGCGTCAGATTATCCGAAGGTTTTAATCTTAGACTGTGAAATATTCctaaaaaggttttcataaaataaatcatatgttttgtttatgtggACCTTATGAAGGAACGAATGTTGCTGAAAACTGCATTAACACAAACTTTCACCAAGCATTCTAGTGCAAGAgaggaattaaaacaaaactaactcacaaatCATTTTTCCAGCAAGATACAAGAGCTTGTTTTACTCAATAATaccttaaaattgatgaaaaagttctagttccacttgTGGATTTCATTTACAACACGGGGAAAAATGTCTGGTTGTGacgttttaaaatttatattaaaaacaagctttatatcttactgaaaatgAACTTGTaggttattttagttttaattcagGTGTTCTAAGGTATTTACACTAGAAAACCCAAACTTCTCagcaggattttgtgtttttgcagtgaatctAAACGTCACTTCAGCTCTGAACCAGTTTTCATCCTCATATTTTCTAATCTTTTCTGCCTCTCCAGTAAACACACCATCCAGTCCATGTGGAAAAATGGCACGATGGAAACTTTTACTCCATATGACTCTGACATCTGTGATGATGACGAGTTTATTACAAGTGCAGCTATTACATGGACAACAAGTGGCAGAAGACTCCTGTACAATTCAGATCCTGGTCCCTGGACTCAAAGGCAAATGATCCACACTGAGCATAATCTGCTTTTCTCAGCACAGCAATCATATTAAAGGTGAAATATGTCTGACGggattttctgctgctgcaggagaaccaggagaaaaaggacaaaaaggaaCGGCTGGCAGACCAGGACGAGTCGGCCCTCCAGGAGAGAACGGTAAACCTTcatgctgcactgcaaaaacaccaaacttagtccagtttctagtgcaaacgtCTTAGTTCACTtcaaataaggcaaaactaacatgcaaataacttttcaggaagaaatatgagcttgttttcagtaaagaaaaaatacttgtCACATTAGCAGATTCTGTCACTTATAAGATGTTTTCCTCACGTTGCAAGTGAAATgaaacttgtactttttcatcagtattaaggaattattaagtTAAAAGAAGCtcctaaaaagttacttgtatgttagttttgtctcatttcaagtgtaccaagatatttgcactagaaactagacaaaactatttggtaagagtttgtgtttttgcagcgttctcctgaatatttgtttgtttgcctgAAGCCTCTTTTCTATATTGTAAGACTCGCAGCAGTTACCGGGGCAAAGATCACATTTCTTGTGCTGATAATGTGAAGTTAAGTTGCGTCCAGGCCAGCCACACATCTCCATGTGTTTACATTTGGGTGAAAAGTTGGAGGAGGAACGGTTTTAGGAATGCAGGGTTACTGCAAGACTTTACTGCAGAGATTAATACAGCATGAAGGATGTTTCCAGATTGGATCACTGTATTCTGATGTAGGTGTTTACAGAAAGTATGTAAAAGCAGAACTTTAATCCAGAatcagatacattttatttttaagtttggaATGTGTTTATAATGTGCTGCTTTTTCAGGGGGACCTGGGCTTAAAGGGCAGAAAGGAATTATGGGACATCACGGAAAATTTGGCCCAAGCGGAATAAAAGGTACATGCTGGTCAAAAGTACCTGTGTATNNNNNNNNNNNNNNNNNNNNNNNNNNNNNNNNNNNNNNNNNNNNNNNNNNNNNNNNNNNNNNNNNNNNNNNNNNNNNNNNNNNNNNNNNNNNNNNNNNNNNNNNNNNNNNNNNNNNNNNNNNNNNNNNNNNNNNNNNNNNNNNNNNNNNNNNNNNNNNNNNNNNNNNNNNNNNNNNNNNNNNNNNNNNNNNNNNNNNNNNNNNNNNNNNNNNNNNNNNNNNNNNNNNNNNNNNNNNNNNNNNNNNNNNNNNNNNNNNNNNNNNNNNNNNNNNNNNNNNNNNNNNNNNNNNNNNNNNNNNNNNNNNNNNNNNNNNNNNNNNNNNNNNNNNNNNNNNNNNNNNNNNNNNNNNNNNNNNNNNNNNNNNNNNNNNNNNNNNNNNNNNNNNNNNNNNNNNNNNNNNNNNNNNNNNNNNNNNNNNNNNNNNNNNNNNNNNNNNNNNNNNNNNNNNNNNNNNNNNNNNNNNNNNNNNNNNNNNNNNNNNNNNNNNNNNNNNNNNNNNNNNNNNNNNNNNNNNNNNNNNNNNNNNNNNNNNNNNNNNNNNNNNNNNNNNNNNNNNNNNNNNNNNNNNNNNNNNNNNNNNNNNNNNNNNNNNNNNNNNNNNNNNNNNNNNNNNNNNNNNNNNNNNNNNNNNNNNNNNNNNNNNNTTTTTGGGCTgaagttcatcttatggacttatttacattaatttaacttaattattttgcttttgctatgccaacttacttttttgtgttcatttaactcaaaatttacatttacactctaaaaaaatagttgaaccaacttaattgaattgcttccataggtaacaagcaattcaattaagtttatccaacttaatttattaagtttaaccaattcaatatattctaatcatccaactcaatttgttaattttatttaacaaatttattaagtatgtttaagataacagatttaagtcactcttactcaaatcatttattttcttcttataaacatttaaaatatctttgtcttaattctacagaaagtcaactcaaacttttaagtagttccaaactaaatattttgtttgcagcctaaaactctttttacagtgtcctttaaatatactctaatttaaatttaaatttaaaagttacaaatcgtTTCCTTAAAGgatctttttactttgactttacttgaaataattaagttcaataccaTATTTGTATCCCACGTCTGACCATGACTCAAGAtgaccagggacagattccccaGTAAgccactgtggctctgtgggtaaaGTAGTCatcttgtgatcggaaggttgtaggttcgattccagttCCCTCCTGCCGATATGGATattggtgtgtgaatgtgactggaaaagtgctgtgtaagttcagtttatttaccatttttttttaagtaaactaaatgatttgagtaagactgacttaaatctgttatcttaaacatacttaataaatttgtttaaaaaagtaacaaattgagttggatgattagaatgtattgaattggttaaacttaaattaagctggataaacttaattgaattgcttgttacccatagaagcaattcaattaagttggttcaactttttctttttatagtgTAGTTAGGGAGAGCAACCAAACACGCAAATAGCAAAAATGCATGAATCCTTCAAACCCTAGCCAGAGGTCAGccgtagtttttgttttattattccaCCAATGGAAAACAAAGCTTTAACTGCATCTCTGaacatctgaaattaaaatgacatttactgacaaaaaaacaaaagtatgtcAAGCAATAACCTTTCAAGAAAATATTAGTTTTGAatgaattttccttttttttctcaggggTCAAAGGTGACATGGGCGACCCAGGACCAATAGGCCCTAAAGGAGAGCCAGGTTAGACATAAAGCTTCTTTATTCAGTTTAACAACTTGTAAAGTGGCAGAGTGGTAATCCGTCACACCTTACCAGGCGTTCCATGTGAGTGCGCATCGATGAGGAAGATGATTGGAGAAATGGACATCGTCGTGGCCCAGCTGTCCTCAGAACTgagctttattaaaaatggtATACTCTAAACATTCTACTCTAACATTCAGCAAAACTTTCTCTGAAAAGAATCATTATTATGCAATAACTGTTCATCCCAATGTAATTGGTGTGCAAGTCAATAAGAAATTTATAGAAAATCAAGTGGTCATTTCACAGCACTGCCCTCCCCTGCAGCTGTTGCAGGCATAAAAGAGACAGACAGTAAGGTCTATCTGTTGGTGAAGGAGGCGAAGCGCTACGCCGACGCCGAGGCTTTCTGCCAGGCGAGGGGGGGGCACCTGGCCATGCCGAAGGACGACGGAGCCAACGCGGCCATCGCCGGCTACATAACCGAGGCGGGCCTGAGCAGAGTCTACATCGGCGTTCACGACCTGGACCAGGAAGGGCTTTTCACCTACGTGGACCGCTCCCCGATGAGCACCTTCAGCAGGTGGAGGCAAGGGGAGCCCAACAACGCCTACGACGACGAGGACTGCACGGAGATGGTGGCGTCCGGGGAGTGGACCGACGTGGCCTGCCACCCCACCATGTTCTTCATCTGTGAATTTAACAAAGACTCTGTGTGAGAACGGGGATAAAACCACGACTAGGGCTGGAGCCTTTAACTGGTCATGATTAATCGATAGTTGAAATAATCTTCAACTAATTcagaaattgattaatcattaacgggagtacacagattttaaaaaaggtttgcTAGTAGAAAAACTTACTCAAAGatgtaattaagccaaaactaaacaaaaatattttgcatttaagataaaaagtaAGCATTTGtgtataaatctaaaaaaaactacctcctataaagaacatt
Proteins encoded in this window:
- the colec11 gene encoding collectin-11 isoform X2 — protein: MKTFQQDAQKSKLLQISGRWNRRSGLENTRQVNTPSSPCGKMARWKLLLHMTLTSVMMTSLLQVQLLHGQQVAEDSCTIQILVPGLKGEPGEKGQKGTAGRPGRVGPPGENGGPGLKGQKGIMGHHGKFGPSGIKGVKGDMGDPGPIGPKGEPGVPCECASMRKMIGEMDIVVAQLSSELSFIKNAVAGIKETDSKVYLLVKEAKRYADAEAFCQARGGHLAMPKDDGANAAIAGYITEAGLSRVYIGVHDLDQEGLFTYVDRSPMSTFSRWRQGEPNNAYDDEDCTEMVASGEWTDVACHPTMFFICEFNKDSV
- the colec11 gene encoding collectin-11 isoform X3, translating into MKTFQQDAQKSKLLQISGRWNRRSGLENTRQVNTPSSPCGKMARWKLLLHMTLTSVMMTSLLQVQLLHGQQVAEDSCTIQILVPGLKGEPGEKGQKGTAGRPGRVGPPGENGGPGLKGQKGIMGHHGKFGPSGIKGVKGDMGDPGPIGPKGEPGVPCECASMRKMIGEMDIVVAQLSSELSFIKNGGEALRRRRGFLPGEGGAPGHAEGRRSQRGHRRLHNRGGPEQSLHRRSRPGPGRAFHLRGPLPDEHLQQVEARGAQQRLRRRGLHGDGGVRGVDRRGLPPHHVLHL
- the colec11 gene encoding collectin-11 isoform X1, with the translated sequence MKTFQQDAQKSKLLQISGRWNRRSGLENTRQVNTPSSPCGKMARWKLLLHMTLTSVMMTSLLQVQLLHGQQVAEDSCTIQILVPGLKGEPGEKGQKGTAGRPGRVGPPGENGGPGLKGQKGIMGHHGKFGPSGIKGVKGDMGDPGPIGPKGEPGVPCECASMRKMIGEMDIVVAQLSSELSFIKNALPSPAAVAGIKETDSKVYLLVKEAKRYADAEAFCQARGGHLAMPKDDGANAAIAGYITEAGLSRVYIGVHDLDQEGLFTYVDRSPMSTFSRWRQGEPNNAYDDEDCTEMVASGEWTDVACHPTMFFICEFNKDSV